The genomic region GGAAGGCGGCGTACTCGGGGGGAAAGCCCGCCTCCAGGAGCTTGCGCCGCACCTCCTCGCCCAGGCGCTCCAGGAACTCCTGGTTCCGGGCCGGCGTGGCGAGGCGGAAGGTGGCGCTGGCCAAGACCTCTCCGGCGGAAAAGGCCTTTTTCTCCGGGTAGAAGCGGAATCGGACCAGAAGCGTCCCGTCCCGGTAACCCGCCCCCTCGAGGACGGCCAGCCCAGGCCCCCGCACCTCCCCAGCCAAGAGCTCCGCCCCCCTGAAGCCCTGGAGGATGGCCCGGCGGTCTGCCACCCGCTCCAAAGCCGCCCGCCCCTCCTCCGCCCCCAAGCGCACCTCCCCCAGGTAAAGCCCCTGGCTCAGGCGCAAAAGCCTTTCCGAAAGCTGGCCCCGCTCCCCCTCCAGCACCTCCGCCTGCCGCAGGAGGGCCCTAAGCCGGGCCTCTGTCTGGGCCAGCTCCCTCTGCGCCTCCAAAAGCCTAAGGCGCATGGCCTGCACCTCCTCCTGGAGGGCCTGGCGCTCCCCCCTCGCCTCCTCCAGGCGCCTCTGAAGGGCGAGGAGCTCGGCCTCGAGGCGACGCCTTTCCCCCTCCAACCGCTTCTTCTCCGCCTCCGCCCCCAATGCCGCCCTCTCCAGCCCCTGAAGCCTCGCCTCCAGGGCCTCCAGGGCCCGGCCCCTCTCCGCCAGGGCCTTGCTTTGGGCGGCGAGGGCCTCCTCCTTCTCGGAGAGGAGACGGGAAAGGCGGAGGCGCTCCGCCTCGAGGCGGGCCTTCTCCTCCTGGAGGGCCCTCACCCTGGCCTCCAGGGACAGCACCTCCCCCTGGAGGCGCTCCTTGAGCGCCTCCGCCTCCTTCAGGGCCTGGGCAAGCTCCTTGCGCTCCACCCGTAGGGCGTTGAGCTCCGAAAGGGCCCTGGCGGCCTCCGCCTCCATGGCCCCTCTGGTCCTCAGGAGGACCTCCCGCTCCGCCTTAAGCCGGTCCCGCTCCTCTCGGATGGCCTGGGCCTCGAGGATCGTCTCCCGG from Thermus islandicus DSM 21543 harbors:
- a CDS encoding DUF3084 domain-containing protein, coding for MTFWALLTLVLLLSALVAYLGDRVAKWAGKRHYRLFGLRPRQTATLVAVLTGVGIALFSYLGFLLVFREARETILEAQAIREERDRLKAEREVLLRTRGAMEAEAARALSELNALRVERKELAQALKEAEALKERLQGEVLSLEARVRALQEEKARLEAERLRLSRLLSEKEEALAAQSKALAERGRALEALEARLQGLERAALGAEAEKKRLEGERRRLEAELLALQRRLEEARGERQALQEEVQAMRLRLLEAQRELAQTEARLRALLRQAEVLEGERGQLSERLLRLSQGLYLGEVRLGAEEGRAALERVADRRAILQGFRGAELLAGEVRGPGLAVLEGAGYRDGTLLVRFRFYPEKKAFSAGEVLASATFRLATPARNQEFLERLGEEVRRKLLEAGFPPEYAAFPSPEELARGLSLLQGRREVVRVGVVAAKDLWTTERPLLAFQLLGGPPGPEVPVPTQKVP